Genomic window (Sulfurimonas sp.):
GATCCACAAACCCAACCGGATCCCCAAGAACATACCCATAAAGGTTAGCATCTCCACCCTCGAAGTCTATAGGATCTTTAGCAGTCCACTTTCCTGTTTGTGGGTCGTACTCTCTGTATCCAAAGTGAACTAAGTTTGTGTCTTGGTCTTGTAGTCCACCTGCGAAACCAAATAGTATTTTAAACTCTTTGTTTGTATCTTGGAGTATATTACCAAATGTATCATAAGTTATCTCTTTTACTATTTGGTGTTGTTGGTTACTTATTGCTCTTAGACTTCCTACTTGGTCATAGTGTAGGTAGTATGTTTGCATGTCTTGTGTCATGCTTATCGGCATTCTTGCATCTGCGTAATTGAAACGCTGTGTTAGATTGTCATCTTTGTCATAAGTAGCTAGCAGTGTTGTCAGGTTTGCCCAGAGGTATTTTTC
Coding sequences:
- a CDS encoding RHS repeat-associated core domain-containing protein, with the protein product MPISMTQDMQTYYLHYDQVGSLRAISNQQHQIVKEITYDTFGNILQDTNKEFKILFGFAGGLQDQDTNLVHFGYREYDPQTGKWTAKDPIDFEGGDANLYGYVLGDPVGFVDPEGLNPLLVGRGVPAAMGGDGKGSSAGQGYGPFGGTCGAEGTKAARWIPDLFPNSCRKHDKCYSDCSKTKLECDVELTDPYGWGLREIPVLQRESQKAYDNAQGN